Proteins from one Ipomoea triloba cultivar NCNSP0323 chromosome 1, ASM357664v1 genomic window:
- the LOC116027640 gene encoding uncharacterized protein LOC116027640, with protein MRVSPENSRLPTSGFTRTYARSKAPRLRWTEELHRRFVHAVERLGGEERATPKLVLQLMDVKEITIAHVKSHLQMYRSMKHEQKMKETGVEQNYIVSSQTPYSYPNPPHYSGQEAAMPPTFLATLWQEEGPTIMFMDVLNGSNVQGIIRNDDGNMEEVADATIGYYANKFSAATSVTTKNYAHEESASTMSFSSHIKACSDSEPSYNNLFLDLTLG; from the exons ATGAGGGTTTCGCCGGAAAACAGTAGGCTGCCGACGAGTGGTTTCACTAGAACTTATGCCAGATCCAAAGCCCCCCGTCTCCGGTGGACGGAGGAGCTCCACCGCCGCTTCGTGCATGCAGTGGAGAGGCTCGGAGGAGAAGAGA GAGCAACTCCAAAACTGGTGCTGCAGTTGATGGATGTGAAGGAAATCACCATAGCCCACGTTAAGAGTCATCTCCAG ATGTACAGGAGCATGAAGCATGAACAAAAGATGAAAG AGACCGGAGTTGAGCAAAACTACATCGTTTCAAGCCAAACTCCTTATAGTTATCCTAATCCTCCTCACTACAGTGGACAAGAGGCAGCTATGCCCCCAACCTTTTTAGCTACATTATG GCAAGAGGAGGGACCAACCATCATGTTTATGGATGTTCTTAATGGGAGCAATGTTCAA GGAATAATAAGGAATGATGATGGGAATATGGAAGAGGTAGCGGATGCGACAATAGGCTATTATGCGAATAAGTTTTCAGCCGCAACATCCGTTACTACTAAGAATTACGCTCACGAGGAATCTGCTAGTACGATGTCGTTTTCCTCCCACATCAAAGCGTGCTCGGACTCCGAGCCATCTTACAACAATCTCTTTCTTGATCTCACTCtcggttaa
- the LOC116027842 gene encoding glycine-rich protein 5-like: MAIKIILLLLFPLAAVLVPETAAAMSAAMRKPDAGAGNMHKMFFRHRVFPPYLGGGPKGLIPGGGLGGGSSSSSGGGAGAGSGEPGSAGKFFRGIRAAGEASRALNRVYNGGVAAAGM; the protein is encoded by the coding sequence ATGGCAATTAAGATCATTCTCCTCCTCCTTTTTCCTCTCGCCGCCGTTCTTGTCCCTGAAACAGCCGCCGCCATGTCGGCGGCGATGAGGAAGCCAGACGCCGGCGCCGGTAATATGCACAAGATGTTCTTCCGCCACCGCGTCTTTCCTCCCTATCTCGGCGGAGGGCCGAAGGGTCTCATCCCTGGGGGCGGTCTGGGTGGAGGGTCGTCATCGTCGTCTGGTGGTGGCGCCGGAGCTGGCAGTGGAGAGCCTGGGAGCGCCGGAAAGTTCTTCCGTGGCATCCGAGCCGCCGGCGAAGCCTCCCGCGCACTTAACCGTGTATACAACGGCGGTGTAGCAGCGGCGGGGATGTGA